In Lolium rigidum isolate FL_2022 chromosome 3, APGP_CSIRO_Lrig_0.1, whole genome shotgun sequence, the genomic window CCCGTGTTCACGAGCGTGGTGAGATGCTCCCCGTGGATCGTCACCGGAAGCAGCATCGTCTTCCCCGTCTTGATGCTCGCCATGGCATGAAGGGAGACGACGAAGGCGGTCGCATCGACCGGCCCGGAGGTCATGACGCCGGCctcggagagtgtggtggcgtcgAACTCCACGGTGAGGGCCTCCACCTCTGCGTCATCGACGGTTTCCAAGTAGAACAGGATAGCGCACGTATGACCCGGCGCGTACGGCTCGTCGTAGTTGAAGGACAGGCCCTTGCGGCGCCGCTCGAGCTGCTCGGCTGACGTCAAGCGCCGAAAGGTATGTGTCGGCGCAGGGGCGGCTGCAGCAGCGGCCGGCAGGGCGGGGTGGCGGTCGCCGGTGCGGGGCGGGTCGGGGGCGTGCGCCGCAGCCTAGGAACACCTGCTGCATGGCGTTGGCGTGCTGCTCGTACGTGCGCGTGTAGTACATGGCCGTCTGCAGGTCCTGGGGGTCGCACATCTCGACGTCGACGCGGATGTGGtcggggaggccgccgacgaagagctCGGCGCGCTGGAGAGCCGTGACGCTAGGCGCATGGCAGGCCAACCTCTGGAAGTGGTCAGCGAAGTCCTGCACTGAGGTGGTGAAGGGGAGGCGACCGAGCTCGGCCAGGCGGCTCCCACGTAtggcgtggggggggggggcgaaccGGAGGAGGCACAGGTCACGAAAGTGCTCCCACGGAGGCATCCcaccctcgtcctgctcgagggcgtagtaccaCGTCTGTGCGGCGCCACAGAGGTGGTAAGAGGCGATCCACGTGCGGTCGGATGCCATGGTCCGCTGCGCCCTGAAAAATTGGTCGCACTGATTGAGCCAGTTCAGAGGGTCGACGATgccgtcgtaggtggcgaactccAGCTTGGTGAAGTGAGGCGGCTGCTGCACGTGCGGCGAGGCCGTGTAGGCGCCCTCGTGGCGACCCATCGTGGCGGGAGGAGAGTACCGCGGCACCATGGAGCTCCCGGCGTCTGGGTAAGTATACCCGCCGAACCCCCCGAAGGTGGTGGCGGGCGACTGCAGCACCGTCGGCTGTGGCGGCGCCGTCGTGTAGGTTGGCGTGTCGATCCACGTCGGCAGCGGGGATGGCGACGATGGGAAACTGATCTGGGTGATCGGGAGTCCCTGAAGCGCGACggtggacggtggtggtggcgcgaaGGGCGCAGCCGGcgggggtggtggcggcggtggctcgCGTAGAGAGCCTGGAGGAAGGTCCGGAGGTTCGAGACTGCCAGGGTGAGGTCGCGGATCGCTGATGACATCTCCGCCGGAGAGAGGATGGGGGTCGCATCGGCCGTCATGGCCACGGTGCCCGAGGCGGTCGGACCcgaggtggccggcggcggctggggcagcggcggcggctgctgcgagGTGGCAGTGGCCGCGCCGGTGGagtcggcggcggtggtggggagGCCTGAAGAACTCATCGAACCAAAgcaatctgataccaaattggtagaaaCTACGGTTCTACCAGGTCTTGGGCGTAGATTATAGGGATGGAAGTGAGGGTGGTGAGGCTGAAGACGCAGACGCCGGCTACTGGGCGCCGTCGCTGCGAGAGGGAGGAGGTGGCGGCTAGGGCAGGGTGTGGCTAGGGCTTGGGGCTCCCGTCTCCTGAGGGAGACGACAACAGTATATGTTTATTGTCTGATTATAATCGAAGGGGTacatgtgtttatataggaggacagcTCCTCTAAACCCTAGATAATTTGGGTTAAGCCCCTAATTTGGCCCACTATAGGGCCTCTTTCGTGCATACTCGGAGCCCGACCATAACATGTAATATTTCAAAACGGTGGGTGCACCGTCACACCTTGATAGATAGTACCCTCCTCCTTTCTCCGGGCTTGGAACCGGCTATGCAACATAAGtataacacttatcataacatagGCGGAGTTACCTACCTACCCTAGCTACCAAAGAGGAAAATAATGAAGAGTCTGGATACAAGTCCATACATGTCATTACAAAACGTAACAAAGCATtacaaactaaataaaatatgtttttatatttttatcgttttctcatttttgttggaaatttattttcaatttttttcatttttcattttcctttttttttaaattttccacCCAGAAAAGATGCACCCATGGATCAGTGACCAAATTATAGTTTCACGAGCTGTTGGAATCAAGTAGTACCTACAAAAGAATAAGCTCACAAAATAAGCGTAGTCATGTATATCAAGAAATTTAAGCTATGATCAAATCATATGCAAATATAATAACCAGGTTATAGACTACATTAAAAAAAAGGTAAAAGGCGAAAAGTACACTCGACAAACAGTGCAAATTAAACATAACTGAGATTTATCCATTTGTAAAAAAGATACCATGAAGGATAGAAGTATGCCGTCTTTCAATCTAGTATACAGTGGACAGTGTTTCCCTATCAACCCACCTCTCTACTGTGTGCGTTCAGAATTTCAATTGGGCATACAAAAGCTGAAAACAGGGTGCTACGTGTGCAGACATCCAGCATGAGCAaagaattttagtttagcactcatCAAGTAGTCTCTGTTTATTGGAGCACCTAGTTGTGTGTACAAGTAGAACAAGTTTAGGTGCAAATGTTATGAACTCCTGAGAGGATAATTAAGAGAAGCTGAACAACAGTGTGGCGTTTGGTTAGTTCAAGGGTGGAATAGAGAGGCAACAAGTTGAGTAACAATCTGAAGCTACTAAAGTTTACTCCTTCAACCGCTGCTATCTAAATGGGCATGTACTCAAGATATTTTGGGATATATACAGTTTCTGAAGCACATCAGTGTGGTATGTAATAGCCGGTGTTTCCCCCCTGTGCATTGCTAGTTTAAGAGCGAAAGACCAACTGCGTAGAAACGTTGTCGAGTTCTCTGTTTAACCTAAATAGTGTCATCAAATGCAATCGGAACGGGCTAGATGAGAAAAATGTTACGTGTAGTCGAGCATAGCATTGGATGCACCATCAGACAAGATCAGAGCAGATAACTAAGAcaacataaataaataaacaaataattATAGGCTAGTTTTCATACCTGGTGTTTTCTCACTTCTAGGCCACATGTATACATCCACGTCTTCACCGTGAAGTTTCCGGTGCTGCTCTTGAATCCCCGGCACCCACAGCTTAGATATGTCCTGCATATCCACATCCAGCCACAACTGCTGCAAACTGCCTAACCCCTCAACGCACCGTAAGTCTGGACAACGAGTTACACGGAGATTCCCCACCTGAGGAAGGTTCGAGACCCTCTCTAGGTCGCCGCATCCCTGGATTAGAAGCGTCTCAGAGAGGAACGGGAGGTCCTCCACCACCTTCAAGGAGCTTGCTTCTCTTAATTGGAGCTCTTTCAAGCTGGTGGCCTCCTGTCCAAGCTGTCGTGGGAGAGATCTCAGCTTGGGGCAGCTCACAAGTCCCAACTCCTTCAAGCATGGCAGCAGCTGCATCCCTGGAGACGGGGCTTCCCCCTTTTGTATCTCAGCAGATCCATCCTCTCCCCCTTCCGCTGCCTCTGCATCTCCATCTTCAACAAAGGACCACTCCTCCCAATTGGGCATATTCCCGAAGATCAACGTTTCGAGCTTGGGGAAAGCAACAACCGCATCCGTGGATCTGCGATTATCCCCCCTGCAACCCACGAATTCGGGCCCAATCTTGGTAACTGCTGCTGCTCCATCAATTCTCAGATATTTCAGGTTGGGCAGCTGCCCGATTGGTGGAAGATGCACACATGAATTGCAGTCTATGAGTACCAAGTGTATAACTGAAGACACATGGGTGGTACCAAGCCATGTGGGATACCTCCGACCAAAGAATCCTCTGATACATAGATCTTCCAGGTTGGGTGGAGGGATTAGCTGCTGAAAGACCTTCTCAATGTTGCTAACATCTTCCTCTGAATATGGTTCCTCTGTACGTTCCGTGCAGCACAGATACAAAACTTTGAGATGTTTTTTCTCTGTCAGCAATGAATCTGTACTGTAAGGAGTAGCCCTTTCCAATTTAATCATATCAAGCTTCCTTAGCTGTGAGAGATGTGCCAGCTCCTCCAACTTCCATCCATCTTGTGTTTTACCATTATCACCTCCAGCGCCAATAGGAAATCCTTCTAAATCGTTGATGAATTTCAATCTGCCTATTCCTTCTGGAACCTGATTTACTGGTGTATCATCCAGACCAAGGCGCCTTAAATTGCACAATCGTGTAATTGCTAAAGGAAGACAGTGCAGAGCTTTACACCTTTGCAAGTTCAATATCTGAAGATTTATGAGGCAACCGATGAACTCCGGAAGACAAGATATTTCTGTACCATCGAGATCAAGTAGTCGTAGATGGATCAAACTTCCAACACAATCTGGAATGTGTTGTACCAGTGAGTCACTCAGATCCAAAACACGAAGATACGGAAATTTCATGAAAAATGTATTGTCAACTCTCCATGGCTGGTGGTCAGTCTGGAAGGTCCTCACCTTAAATTCTCCATTATCCATGCTAGGTAACACTAATAAATCCTTCTTGGGGATAGCAGTAAGGTGTCGCATTTTTGACATACTGCTAACCATTAATGATTCCGGGTCGCCAACAAAACATTCTTCTCTTGATAAATAACAAGCTAGATGCCTTAAGACGTCATGCACTTTGCATTTCGCATGGTCAAAAGATGTTTCATCTGGTTCGAGAAGATTCCGATGGATTAGCTCATAGTAGTACTCTTCTGCTGTATCTTCTAGTAGTTGCCCTCGTTGTTCCTTTACAAAGCCCTCAGCAACCCATAATCTGATAAGATCATCACGGGAAATTACAGCATCTTCAGGATACAATGCACAATAAAGGAAGCACTGCCTCAGATGATGTGGTAACTCATTGTAGCTAAGATATAAAGCTCCTTCTATATCATCAGGAAGTTTGCTCTCTGACCAAGCATCAATTAATCTCAAAATCTTTTTCCACTCACTTTCTGTTTGATCTTTCCTTGCCAAAACACTCGCAATGACCTTGATGGCAAGTGGGAGATAGCCACATTTACGAACAATTTCGATCCCAGTGCTTCTCAGATTGTGTACTTCTTTCTCTGCAACAATATCCATGCTCTTCCAAAGTAGCTCCCATCCCACCTCTTCTGACATTAGATCAACTTTATGGGTATGCTCTGTATGGATATTCATTGCAATTCTAACATCTCGTGTGGTTACTAAAATCACTGCTGTATTTGCACTACACAATGGAGTCTTTAGTAGATCGGTCCATACATTAGATTTCCACACATCATCTAGAACAAGAAAGAAGCTCTTGCCATCAATTGTTTCTGCAATCTTGTTCTGGAGCTCTGCTATGGACTCACCTTGCTCTTGATGCACCCCGATATTTCTGAGAATCTCTTTTAGAAGATTAACTTCATTGCACTCTTGAGAAACACAAACCCATGCGTGTTTGTTGaagtttccttttattttttgatCATTGTATATTTTCTGGGCTAGCGTTGTCTTTCCAACCCCTCCGGTACCAACAATAGCGAGCTTATAATTCTTATATCCCTTGTGGGCAAGCACCAAATCCACCAGTTTTCTGCTAGAATGTACAATCTCCTTTCCCACAAGGTTGGGTTGTACAAGCTTGGAACTTAATCTCTGTTTGGATGTTGAGCCTTGGCCACAAGGTGCTATACCGGGATGTAGAAAACTGTTTCCATGCTTTGAGAGCTTCTCAATTCTTTTGTTGAGGTCTCTGATCTTAACAGCAATTTCATGACGCCTCTGAATACCaggaaagcaagataaaaacgAAATGTCCCAACATGGATTTGATTTTCTAGATGATGATGTGTGATCTCTTAGTAGCTTGCTTCCTTCAAATCTGGCCGAGTCAACAATATCATCAGCATCATACATAGCATCTCTTAGCTCACTGATCCAATTTTGAACTGCTGACTCATGTATCATCCTTTGCTCGGCATCATAAAGGAAGCATTGTATTTGTTTTATTGTTCCCTGCAATTCTTCGAGCTCTTCTTTTACACCGAGAATTAGTACGGCATTCTCCACAATGATTTCTTGCAACTTTGTGATGCATGATCCAACCAAAGGATCTAATACAGCTGCCATCAAATGAACTTGATGAGGGAGATCCACAAGAAATACCAAGCGTTTTTCTTCAAAAAATGACAACTTTGCAGGCTGCAATCACGCACGATGTGTTAGTAATATGGTTTGAAATAACAATATTCACTAAAAAAATATTATGAAAAATAACTTCCACAGATATTGCTATTTATTTTGCTGTTACATACTGAATAAGTTCAGGCACTGAAGCTCGGGGGCCCCAATATTTCACGCTGCATGTATGCTGGTAGATGTCCAGAACAGTGAAGGAACTTGTTCTGAACTCTGAAGTATAAACGGTTTGAACCATGTTTAAAGCAGGTAACTACATACAGAGGTTATTACTTTCTCGCTTGTTATTGCACTAATAAATATCCATCGTGGTGTTTGCATACAGTGGTATGGTAACGTATTGAGGTATCAAATCCTGAGTTAGCAGCTTGCCTTCCACTTATACATGCAAATAGATATTTATTTAGTTATATTAGCGTTGCTTACAAGATGGAAGGTCATTAATTGGAATGTTACCTGCTAGCTTATGCACAGAAATATAGTTAGTTTCCCTTGAGCTATTCTTATTTTACCGCAATAAATTGATCTATTGTATATCACCAACAACAATTGATTTCTCAGACGCTAGCCTAGAAGTAAGGAAAcactatcagttcttagctttttCTCTTGCTTTTTGTAGCTTAGCTCTCTGGCTTTTTTTTCAGTTTGTTTTGGGTTGTGCCGTAGGGTTTGAGCCATGTTGGTGTTCTTCTAATATAACACATTTGGGTGTGTTCTCAAGAAAAACTGCCCTTATCATTTCGTGTTTGTAGATTGACATTTATCTTTGTTTTGTATGTTAACAAGGTTTATTAGTCTGTTTTACTCTATCAAAGCGCCATTAAACGGCAGCTGCATAGCATCCTAAATACAGAACCTTGTGAGAATTCCAGTAGTTCCAGTTAGAACAGCGGTATATCATTATATAGACCATGATTGTGTGATTCATATTCTGGGTCATCAGCTCTAATCACGGTCTACCATGCTAGCCAACAAGCCGTGATGACATATTTCAGAAACATGATGGAACCAAAGCTGCAAGGTCTAAAATACAATTGCAATTATTACCTTGGATGCAACTATTCCAGCAACAAAATAAACTGCCGATGATAAAGCTCAAGCAAAATCATCATCTTGTAGCCTGCTCTGATGATCAGACCATTAGAAGATCTCAACGTACTGAGGCTGAGGGAGGTGAAAAGCACCCCTGGACAAACTAATGCACTAAATAGGTAACAGAGAACTATCTGTCAATCACCAGAGAAAAAACAGAGATATTCCATGCTGTTACACCTAAAAAAGGAGGGGATGACAGACAAGGTCACAAGGTGGTTTGGTCAATAGCTCTGAGTAAAATGAGAGAAGAATTGCAACTTTTACTGGGGATGCAGAATATACCTGAAGAGGGGTTAAATCCTTGATCGAATGCAGGAAAGAGAGTAGTTTGTGTGAACACGAACAGTTCTCTATCGCCACGGTCCACGGGATCACTTGTCAGCAGGAACAAACGAAAGCTACGGACATGGATCTTGCTCTGCATTCAAAGAAAGCATAGGCTGATTAACTGAATAgaggaaaaaaaacaaatttcaagTATTTATCGACTCCTGACGCCAGCCTGTTATGTAGCTGCAGTAGCTCACAATAAGCAAGCGGCAGAATAGGTAGGACCTACACAACACTGGCTCATAAAAACTTGAAGGATTGATCTATGATTTACCTAAACAGGAACAGGAAATGTAAATAAAAAGAGCTCATGCTTGCCCTAAGTTTTTTGCTGGTTTCAGTCAATAATGTAACTAGAACGCATCAGCAGAGAACAAGAAGCGGAACTGAGCTAGAGTTCTCAGATCTAGAGGAAGTACCTGATCATGAAGCAGCGGTTTCTTGTAGAGTGCTTCAAGGAGAGAGGTACGGCCCTCGGTCAGTTCCTGGACAGGCAGGATCTCACCAAGCAGAGGGCGAACAGGACGGAACTCAAACTTCCACTACCTGCATTAACGGAAGCAAAATGGGCATTGCATgaagaacgagaagaagaagaagaaaaggagatgGAGAAATCAAGGATTCTTGCGGGTGTGACCTTACCAGATCCAGTAGCAGGATATCACGCACTGGAGAAATGGAAAGCCTCCTCTTCTTGCAACAGTGTGATGCGGGGAAGTCGGGAAGAGGCCTTGCATTATTGCAGTGTAGAACAGTGAGGTTTTGGAGGGCTTTGCAGTAGTACGGGCCTGATACCTGTCAATGCACTATAGGGTAGTTATTACTTATTAATACCCCTGACAATAGGCTCAAATATAGGTGAGGTGCTATCTCCAGAGGGCAGGCCTGAGCAACGGTATTTACGCCTCTACCATCAAGCACAAATTCAAAGGAAATGGAAGAAATGCAAAGCTCTTGGAAATGCAAATCAAAATAAACGAAGGTATTGCATCATTGCAGTGTACAGGTAGAAACTTGCCTAGCTTCTTACGTTGTTGCTGGCTTGGAAGTATGACGTGCTTATTACTTTGCCTTCTTATTCAATATTATCACTGCTTACTAATGGATGTTACCACTTACCAGTACTGATTGGCAAGACTGTTGACTCGTGAGTCAAGTTTGGGCACATGCACCAACAGGGAAGCATCGCTGCTGGCATCCCTCTGTGACGAACAGTGCAGCATCAATGGATCATAATGGCTCTCACCAGTCACCATCGCTCGTAGCACGCCAGGAAAAACTGAAGAGAAGCGTTCGCATGTTCACACGATAGAGGACTTTTCAACGGCAGTATTTCTCGTGTATGCATTttatttgttggatcaatgaaacGGAGTAAAAAAAATTACTCTAAAACATTCGCATCAACTTTCAGATGTTTAGACTAGAACAAAGTACCACTTGCTGCTCTCCGATGGATGATGATGGAAGGCAACGCTGACACCATTTGTGTCTGTTTCGGTTGGGCCGCGAACATTAAAATGGTCATCCGACtatgtttgtttgttttggtCGGGGTAGCCTAGCGGCCCAACGCATTTTGATCTGGTGGATCCATTTTAATTAATTCCACCTTATTTTTAATACAATATTCTCACATGCATAGTAAATAATAAAGTTGCAATCAAATAAATATAAATAGCTTTGTATATTTATTACATTAAGATAAACGAGATAGTTCAATTGCAATGTTGCGTAGGAAATAACAAAACATAGTTCaactaaaaatataaaataagatGGGATCACTACTCCTCATTCGGCTCATGGCCTGCCAATGCCCACATCCGCCTGAAGACGattatgagagcatctccagtctcgtccctcaaaaaacgtccggcacGATGATTTGGGGCTCGTTTGGAGATAGCGTcggacaaaaagagactaaaaatatgtaaaaaaaagaggcccttcccagccgcgtccctcaaacagcgtccggatgcatacATTTTAATAGAGTGGACCACCCCATGTGaggaaagtaggtgagagaaagtgtggggaaagaaaATGACATGTGGGAAGTCCGGATGCTgttttttgtgtccggcgtccccggtatagagtctctaccggggacgccggacataaaatgaggcgctatttagctttgggggacgcgactggaacgcatttttctccatttcttgtccaccgtcccccaaacgtcatttgggggacgcgactggagatactcTGAATCTGGTTATCATGAAGCTCAACGTGCATATGGAGGAATTCCTCGGATCATTCAAGCTCCATGATGTGGCTCAACCAACTCGCTCTAAAATCTTTGGTCATGGATGTTGTTATCCCGCTCTTTCTCGACAATCATGTCATGCATAGACAtcaggtcatcacctcccacatggtCAGAAGGTTCCGTGTTCTAGCAGCATGACGAACAATAggacaccgagcttggagcacatcaTGAACTCTGAAGAGCCATCCGACTCCTCGGCCAACAAGCTGGCCATGACATTGTTGTTGTAGAAGAACTCGATCAACTTGCTAAGGTCCATCTGCGGGCAACAAGGATGGATCAATGGTCAGTCTAGATGGCCCAAATGGCCGAAAATGGTCTAGGTTTGTGTACCTCAAAATCGGCCTCGCAATTGGTCTAACAAGTCCGGGCGTCGATGTTGGTGGTGGGTCCGAGCAGACGGGTGTCAAACAAAGTCCTACAACGATGCTGGTGAGTGCTCTCTAGGACGCTAGCGCCAATAGCAGCTTGCGGCGAGCAACGGCCTGAACAGAGGGTACCGACAATGGCGAGGAGACAAGGAAGGCGACGACGGTGTTCTACGGTTGCAAGGGAGGAAGGGACGCGATCTAGTGGCTAGTGGGGTTTGTGTCCCTAGCAAGCAGCCACTGAGTTAACTGAGTGGGGCACGCGTGGATGTGGGTTGTTGTCCGCGCTGACACAACTCGAGCCCAAATTTGGGCCACGAATGTGTCGGCGCGAACAAGTAAGTCACTATGCGTCAAGCCGTTGGGCTAGGGTTTTACCCGTTTCCTGTCCGCGTGGACTGAAACGGACTGTCGAGAGCCGCTGGGGGGGCCTAAGTAGAACACAATGAGTGATTTCGTTGTCTTGTATTTTTCGGAACCTATGACATCGCTGGTCCTCCTCCTTATTGCAGTGTTAGCGTCCACTCAAGCTTAGCTCAGCACTTAGCCTACTTTTAGATGTTTATGCGCATACGGCTCAGTACTCAGCTACAATTAAACATTGTTTTCCTCCTCCTTTCAGTTCAAGCCATAGTCTGCTCCAAAAACAATGTATACATGCCATCGGTCGATCCAGGAGTCGCGGATCTGGGGTTTCCCTGGAGCAGCCTAGGCGAGAAGAAACACAGGCTGCAAGAATGATGCTCTCAACAAAGTAGCGATGAACAGGGGTCCCGTCatcgtccgccatgaccgaagtcggGGCCGGTTTTCAAACTCGCCACTGACcggccgacctcctccggcgaaggataagaccaccgccaccatgcccgGATCAGATCCCGGGCATCAACAGTGATGTAGAAGTAGACTAGGAGAGACTCTGGTTGTCACCGGTGAAGAACAACATGAGAGGCAGCAGGTCCGTCGCCGCCTGCCTAGG contains:
- the LOC124703119 gene encoding putative disease resistance protein RGA4 gives rise to the protein MAAVLDPLVGSCITKLQEIIVENAVLILGVKEELEELQGTIKQIQCFLYDAEQRMIHESAVQNWISELRDAMYDADDIVDSARFEGSKLLRDHTSSSRKSNPCWDISFLSCFPGIQRRHEIAVKIRDLNKRIEKLSKHGNSFLHPGIAPCGQGSTSKQRLSSKLVQPNLVGKEIVHSSRKLVDLVLAHKGYKNYKLAIVGTGGVGKTTLAQKIYNDQKIKGNFNKHAWVCVSQECNEVNLLKEILRNIGVHQEQGESIAELQNKIAETIDGKSFFLVLDDVWKSNVWTDLLKTPLCSANTAVILVTTRDVRIAMNIHTEHTHKVDLMSEEVGWELLWKSMDIVAEKEVHNLRSTGIEIVRKCGYLPLAIKVIASVLARKDQTESEWKKILRLIDAWSESKLPDDIEGALYLSYNELPHHLRQCFLYCALYPEDAVISRDDLIRLWVAEGFVKEQRGQLLEDTAEEYYYELIHRNLLEPDETSFDHAKCKVHDVLRHLACYLSREECFVGDPESLMVSSMSKMRHLTAIPKKDLLVLPSMDNGEFKVRTFQTDHQPWRVDNTFFMKFPYLRVLDLSDSLVQHIPDCVGSLIHLRLLDLDGTEISCLPEFIGCLINLQILNLQRCKALHCLPLAITRLCNLRRLGLDDTPVNQVPEGIGRLKFINDLEGFPIGAGGDNGKTQDGWKLEELAHLSQLRKLDMIKLERATPYSTDSLLTEKKHLKVLYLCCTERTEEPYSEEDVSNIEKVFQQLIPPPNLEDLCIRGFFGRRYPTWLGTTHVSSVIHLVLIDCNSCVHLPPIGQLPNLKYLRIDGAAAVTKIGPEFVGCRGDNRRSTDAVVAFPKLETLIFGNMPNWEEWSFVEDGDAEAAEGGEDGSAEIQKGEAPSPGMQLLPCLKELGLVSCPKLRSLPRQLGQEATSLKELQLREASSLKVVEDLPFLSETLLIQGCGDLERVSNLPQVGNLRVTRCPDLRCVEGLGSLQQLWLDVDMQDISKLWVPGIQEQHRKLHGEDVDVYMWPRSEKTPGTT